A window of Fusarium musae strain F31 chromosome 1, whole genome shotgun sequence genomic DNA:
TGGAAAAGAGAGATATTCTGATTATAGTGAAAGGCAGACGGTACCAACAGGATGGAATGGTCGGTGTTTTCAAGGCAATTGTATTTAAGTGTCAATGGTATCAAGCCAGTAGGATTCATGAGCATAGTGATACCCAAGATTATGAGAAGTACGAATACACCTTTAATGATTAAATCTATCAAGCTCATGGCTTTCTGCCGAATCCCTGGGCCACGATTCTCTCGACGATCTTCTCAATAAAGGGAAACGAGGCAGCAGCTCCCGGTTCCgagccaacaacaccgcCTAGAGACTTCTCTGCATACTTGGCCATcatatcaacctcaacattGACAGTgtcgcccttcttcttctgtgccACGACAACCCTCTCTTGGGTGTACGCAATCAGCATAACCTCCCACCATGCTTCGTCATCGTTAACCTTGGTGACAGTCAAGCTTGTGCCATCGATTGCGATAAACCCCTTGTATACAATGTAGCGTAGCATATCCTTGCGGGCTGGTTGGAACCGGAAGGTCAAGGCAttgccatccttctcaacagAGAGGATTTCCGCAGTGGTGTCAACGTGACCCTGAACAAAGTGGCCGCCCATGCGGGTATCAGCCCTAACAGCACGCTCAAGGTTGACGTTACTGCCCTCCTTGAGATCGCCCAAGTTGGTGATGCGTAGAGTTTCGGGGGCAACGCCAATCGTGAAAGCCTCGGGGGTAAAGGATGTGACTGTAAGGCAGACGCCGTTGACAGAAATGGAGTCACCGTCATGGCAGTCTGAGAGGAGCGTTGAGCCAGGAGGAATGGAAATGGTCAGAGAGGTGCCTCCTGTTGAgtcattggtgttgaggttggaCACAACTAGAAGCatgtgagtgagtgagtatcGAAGATAGATTTGAATATAACGGACCTCCCACTTCTTCAACAATTCCGGTAAACATGATGAGAGATATGCTTTGATGCTTGGGTCAGTGATGTTGAATTGGCAGGACCATATATCGAAGCTGTCGGAAAGTCTACAGGTAATATGAAAGCAATGACAAATGCTGCTTAATGAGTCGGATGGGTACTGATGCTATTCCACTCTGCCCCGCGGCCCGCGAATGCCCCGCACTGGCTCTGAAAGAAATACTGGGACAGCCTTCGGTTCTGATACTCTATTACCGCACAAGCATTGATTTCGTAAAACTGTATTCAGCAGAGTGGTAAATCAGTTCCTTAGGAGCCCGTTTGTATAATCATCCGGCTCAATAAATCTGCCAATATGCCTACTAATGACGGCTCATGCCAAACTTCCATGTTACAAGGTGGGGTGGCATTCTGTCCATCTATGCCCCTCAGTCTTCAGAGAAGTGCCTGGCTTTGAAAAATGGGAAAGATAGAGTGTAAATGGCGAGACGCCAGCAGAGCCTGCTTTAACTGGCTAGCACATGAAATGAAAATTGTATTTCGTTTGCCACCATTGGTCAACTTTTGCctggagaggaagaagaagtcgagacAAGAATCGAAAACCAAGATTCACGACTGGCGAGCCTCATGGGTTGTTATCGATAAGACCCGCCTAAATTTTTCAGTTCCATTTCCCACTCAACATCAAGGTACAAGCCTCTGACAGAACAAGACTGTCCATTAGCTACA
This region includes:
- a CDS encoding hypothetical protein (EggNog:ENOG41) yields the protein MFTGIVEEVGVVSNLNTNDSTGGTSLTISIPPGSTLLSDCHDGDSISVNGVCLTVTSFTPEAFTIGVAPETLRITNLGDLKEGSNVNLERAVRADTRMGGHFVQGHVDTTAEILSVEKDGNALTFRFQPARKDMLRYIVYKGFIAIDGTSLTVTKVNDDEAWWEVMLIAYTQERVVVAQKKKGDTVNVEVDMMAKYAEKSLGGVVGSEPGAAASFPFIEKIVERIVAQGFGRKP